A region of Synergistaceae bacterium DNA encodes the following proteins:
- a CDS encoding GntR family transcriptional regulator — translation MMLYRSEPLRKQVYDYLRELLISGRLKAGDFINQAELTASLGISRTPLRDSLMQLEAEGFVSIIPCKGVRINPLTRNAVRHIYQISGALEAVAFESVFHLVTEERLNKLEELTRETENLMSADDFGLCNENNVAFHETILELCDNEELLKMLRRSRQRLYHFPGVKTPDLSTAVAKLASWEREYWVQHHKIIDLFWRGTPREMADYIRYVHWGFEGVEDRIMLFYRIANGGVNEVMPET, via the coding sequence ATGATGCTCTATCGTTCGGAACCATTGAGAAAACAGGTCTACGATTACCTGAGGGAGCTGCTGATCTCCGGTCGACTCAAGGCGGGGGATTTCATCAATCAGGCCGAGCTAACCGCCAGTCTGGGAATCAGCCGGACGCCTTTACGGGATTCGTTGATGCAGTTAGAGGCCGAGGGGTTCGTCTCCATCATTCCCTGCAAGGGCGTGCGCATCAATCCTCTGACGCGGAACGCGGTCAGACATATTTATCAGATCTCCGGCGCTCTAGAGGCTGTGGCTTTCGAGTCCGTATTTCACCTCGTCACGGAAGAACGTCTGAATAAGCTCGAAGAGCTTACCCGCGAGACGGAAAACCTGATGAGCGCGGACGATTTCGGCCTGTGCAACGAGAACAACGTCGCCTTTCACGAGACGATCCTGGAGTTGTGCGATAACGAGGAACTTTTGAAAATGCTGCGTCGCAGCCGTCAGAGACTTTACCATTTTCCCGGCGTTAAAACGCCGGACCTGTCCACGGCGGTTGCGAAGCTGGCCTCATGGGAGCGGGAATATTGGGTGCAACATCACAAGATCATCGATCTTTTCTGGAGGGGGACACCACGGGAAATGGCCGATTATATCCGCTACGTCCACTGGGGCTTTGAGGGAGTCGAGGACCGTATCATGCTTTTCTATCGGATCGCGAATGGTGGAGTCAACGAGGTAATGCCAGAAACTTAA
- a CDS encoding aromatic amino acid ammonia-lyase, with product MNRADNIGEVVLGGEISLRHLIAVARHGAKVSFDENFKKRVRECRERVEKFVAENRRIYGVTTGLGENVKRVVLESEAMDYQTKMLLTHCTTVGKTLDEEATRAVMFVMLANMGTGYSGARLSLLERLADLLNARVTPWAPAHGSVGYLGVEAHIALVLLGRGKAFYGDSGKLLDGGEALALAGLAPVQLSYKEGLCLISGGTSATALAALAEYDALNALSSADAVASLTLEALIGNTEAFDERVMSVKRQPHQWRTAEHLRKMLADSAILSGARKENLQDALSLRCIPQAHGAARKTILDAKTAIEDELNSCDDNPIIHPSGEAISACNADAGFVGIASDSLCVATCYLAKISERRTDRMINEHVSGLPAFLTTSAGANSGFMIVQYSSAGLLGEMRMLAHPATVDAVPTCAMQEDYVSMGYNAALKARDVVRLLEYVLGNELLTAAQALELRERKDLAPSATGRALCEAVRKRAPFMTEDHYVSPDMEWGRELIHSGRVRALAEEMIGLMD from the coding sequence ATGAACAGAGCGGACAATATTGGGGAAGTCGTCCTGGGCGGCGAAATTTCGCTCCGTCACCTGATAGCCGTCGCCCGTCACGGCGCGAAGGTGTCCTTCGACGAAAACTTCAAGAAGCGCGTCCGGGAATGCCGCGAACGTGTCGAAAAGTTCGTCGCGGAAAACCGGCGCATCTATGGCGTCACCACGGGGCTGGGAGAGAACGTCAAACGTGTCGTTCTCGAATCCGAGGCCATGGACTACCAAACTAAGATGCTCCTAACGCACTGCACAACTGTCGGAAAAACGTTAGACGAAGAGGCGACACGCGCCGTCATGTTCGTCATGCTCGCTAACATGGGTACCGGCTACAGCGGCGCGCGCCTCTCTCTGTTGGAGCGCCTGGCCGATCTGCTGAACGCGCGAGTCACGCCCTGGGCCCCCGCTCATGGTTCCGTCGGGTACCTCGGCGTCGAGGCCCACATCGCCCTCGTGCTTCTGGGCAGAGGAAAGGCTTTTTATGGTGACAGCGGAAAACTGCTCGACGGCGGAGAGGCTCTGGCACTCGCTGGACTGGCTCCTGTGCAGCTCAGTTATAAAGAAGGGCTTTGCCTCATCAGTGGAGGTACCTCTGCGACGGCCTTGGCCGCCTTGGCGGAGTACGACGCGCTGAACGCCCTGTCCAGCGCCGACGCTGTGGCTTCTCTGACGCTGGAAGCCCTGATCGGAAACACCGAGGCCTTCGATGAACGCGTCATGTCCGTTAAACGCCAACCGCACCAGTGGCGGACGGCGGAGCACCTGCGTAAGATGCTGGCTGACAGCGCCATCCTCAGCGGAGCGAGAAAGGAAAACCTTCAGGACGCTCTTTCATTGCGCTGTATTCCTCAGGCCCATGGCGCGGCGCGTAAGACGATTCTCGACGCTAAAACGGCGATTGAGGACGAGCTGAACTCCTGCGACGACAACCCGATCATTCACCCCTCTGGCGAGGCCATCAGTGCCTGCAACGCCGACGCGGGTTTTGTTGGAATCGCCTCGGATTCCCTGTGTGTCGCGACCTGTTATCTGGCGAAAATCTCCGAGCGCCGGACGGACCGCATGATCAACGAGCACGTCAGCGGTCTGCCTGCCTTCCTGACGACCAGCGCCGGGGCAAACAGCGGATTCATGATCGTTCAATATTCCTCCGCGGGACTGTTGGGAGAAATGCGTATGCTGGCCCACCCGGCAACCGTCGATGCTGTCCCCACCTGCGCCATGCAGGAGGATTACGTCAGCATGGGTTACAACGCGGCCCTCAAAGCGCGGGATGTCGTGCGTCTGTTGGAGTACGTTCTGGGTAACGAGTTATTAACAGCCGCGCAGGCGTTGGAGCTGCGCGAACGCAAAGATTTGGCCCCATCCGCGACGGGACGCGCGCTCTGTGAAGCGGTGAGGAAGCGGGCCCCTTTCATGACGGAAGATCATTATGTCTCCCCAGACATGGAGTGGGGTAGGGAACTGATTCATTCCGGCCGCGTTCGCGCCTTGGCCGAAGAAATGATCGGATTGATGGACTGA